A stretch of the Poseidonibacter parvus genome encodes the following:
- a CDS encoding SagB family peptide dehydrogenase yields MNNNLQMVYTYHNETKHSQQRYARSLGYMDWATQPDPYRIYLDTKTTKLPLSFDNNTLEYSQIFQKPKDKSLCAPLCIEAISQFFQFSLGLAAIKEYETQSWALRCNASSGNLQPSEAYILSNDIQGLVDGLHHYSPKNHELEQLSSAKELPIPKNTFLVSLSSIVWREAWKYGERSWRYTQLDCGHALKALEVSASILGWKIEVLNVKDSQLEKFLGLDQKHRYIKEERELADMLILVSFDDSNIDTKNINLDEIQSKLQEEYEGKANQLSLSWHKWDILEKIEDSTLSEDLEIKAFTNTKYEENPHRQPSFTAKDVVLKRRSAQVMDKDDCTITKKEFETIIGSIKSHDSSVHLVMFIHSVEELDAGLYILVRNKEHKEQLQSLLKEEFLWETVDTNSGELYKLEEGNFKFLAKAISCDQDIASHGAFSLGMLCEFMNPLEKHGPSKYKQLYWECGAIGQQLYLETTSLQLSATGIGCFLDDILHGTIGLKTNHFQSLYHFTIGRGLVDSRLTTKDPYTKR; encoded by the coding sequence ATGAATAATAATTTACAAATGGTTTATACCTATCACAATGAAACAAAACACTCGCAACAAAGATACGCAAGGTCTTTAGGTTATATGGATTGGGCAACACAACCAGATCCTTATCGAATATATTTAGATACAAAAACTACAAAACTACCATTATCTTTTGACAATAATACTTTAGAATATTCACAAATTTTTCAAAAGCCAAAAGATAAGTCATTATGTGCTCCTTTATGTATAGAAGCTATATCACAATTTTTTCAGTTCTCACTAGGACTTGCAGCTATTAAAGAATATGAAACACAATCATGGGCTTTAAGATGTAATGCCTCAAGTGGTAACTTACAACCAAGTGAAGCATACATACTTTCAAATGACATTCAAGGCCTTGTTGATGGTTTACATCACTACTCTCCTAAAAATCACGAATTAGAACAACTATCCAGTGCAAAAGAACTTCCAATACCTAAAAACACTTTTTTAGTTTCTCTTTCTTCTATTGTTTGGAGAGAAGCTTGGAAATATGGTGAGCGGTCTTGGAGATATACACAACTAGATTGTGGGCATGCTTTAAAAGCTTTAGAAGTTTCTGCATCAATTTTAGGATGGAAAATAGAAGTATTAAATGTAAAAGATTCACAACTTGAAAAGTTTTTAGGTTTAGATCAAAAGCATAGATATATAAAAGAAGAGCGAGAATTAGCTGATATGTTAATACTTGTATCTTTTGATGATTCAAATATTGATACAAAAAATATAAACCTTGATGAAATACAAAGTAAGCTTCAAGAAGAATATGAAGGAAAAGCAAATCAACTTAGTCTTTCTTGGCACAAATGGGATATTTTAGAAAAAATTGAAGACTCAACACTTAGTGAAGATTTAGAAATTAAAGCTTTTACTAATACAAAATATGAAGAAAATCCACATAGACAGCCATCATTTACTGCAAAAGATGTCGTTTTAAAAAGACGTTCTGCTCAAGTTATGGATAAAGACGATTGTACTATTACTAAAAAAGAGTTTGAAACTATTATTGGATCTATTAAATCTCATGATTCATCTGTTCATTTAGTTATGTTTATACATAGTGTTGAAGAATTAGATGCTGGTCTTTATATATTAGTACGAAATAAAGAACATAAAGAACAATTACAAAGTTTATTAAAAGAAGAATTTCTTTGGGAAACAGTTGATACAAATTCAGGAGAATTATATAAATTAGAAGAGGGAAATTTCAAATTTTTAGCAAAAGCAATTTCATGTGACCAAGATATTGCAAGTCACGGAGCATTTTCTTTAGGAATGTTATGTGAGTTTATGAATCCACTTGAAAAACACGGACCTTCAAAATATAAACAATTATATTGGGAATGTGGAGCTATTGGACAACAGTTATATTTAGAAACAACATCATTACAATTATCAGCAACAGGAATTGGGTGTTTCTTAGATGATATATTACATGGAACAATTGGACTTAAAACAAATCACTTCCAATCGCTTTATCATTTTACAATTGGTCGAGGATTAGTTGATAGTAGATTAACTACAAAAGATCCATATACAAAAAGATAA
- a CDS encoding PQQ-dependent sugar dehydrogenase, translating into MRALFFILLTIVPIFAQMQVTNIASNLGVVWGMTFLDENKLLISQKNGKIILINLKTNEKLNIKNVPKVLYSGQGGLLDIQNKDGWIYFTYSKNVDGFGATALARAKLKADSLVDVKDLLVTKSSSSASHHFGSRITFDDKGHLFFSIGDRGNRDNGQDLKTHAGSILRLNLDGSIPKDNPFVNNANALDEIYSYGHRNPQGLFFDMNSKKLYSNEHGPRGGDEINVIKKGANYGWPIVSKGKEYWNPMYVGEYRSNKNYVDSIKAFIPSIAPSSLISYSGKKYKNLKGNLFSGALKLQHLNQIVLDKNDKVIKENRLFNNLNERIRNVVESPNADIYISTDSGNIYLVNLN; encoded by the coding sequence ATGCGAGCACTATTTTTTATATTATTAACTATTGTCCCTATATTTGCACAAATGCAAGTTACAAATATAGCCTCAAACCTTGGAGTTGTATGGGGAATGACTTTTTTAGATGAGAATAAATTACTTATTTCACAAAAAAATGGAAAGATAATTTTAATAAATTTAAAAACAAATGAAAAATTAAATATTAAAAATGTTCCAAAGGTTTTATATTCAGGACAGGGTGGATTACTTGATATTCAAAATAAAGATGGCTGGATTTATTTTACTTATTCAAAAAATGTAGATGGTTTTGGGGCAACTGCATTGGCAAGAGCAAAACTAAAAGCTGATAGTTTAGTTGATGTAAAAGATTTATTAGTAACAAAATCAAGCTCAAGTGCTTCTCATCATTTTGGAAGTAGAATAACTTTTGATGATAAAGGGCACTTGTTTTTCTCAATTGGAGATAGAGGAAATAGAGATAATGGTCAGGATTTAAAAACTCATGCAGGTTCTATTTTAAGACTTAATCTTGATGGTTCAATTCCAAAAGATAATCCTTTTGTAAATAATGCTAATGCCTTAGATGAAATATATTCTTATGGGCATAGAAATCCACAAGGGCTCTTTTTTGATATGAATAGTAAAAAACTATATTCAAATGAACATGGACCAAGAGGTGGTGATGAGATTAATGTTATAAAAAAAGGTGCTAACTATGGTTGGCCAATTGTTTCAAAAGGAAAAGAGTACTGGAATCCAATGTATGTAGGAGAATATCGTAGTAATAAAAATTATGTAGACAGTATTAAAGCTTTTATTCCTTCAATTGCACCTAGTTCTTTAATTTCATATAGTGGAAAAAAATATAAAAATTTAAAAGGAAATTTATTTTCAGGAGCTTTAAAACTCCAACATCTAAATCAAATAGTTTTAGATAAAAACGATAAAGTAATAAAAGAAAATAGACTTTTTAATAATTTAAATGAAAGAATTAGAAATGTAGTTGAATCTCCAAATGCAGATATATATATTTCAACTGATAGTGGAAATATATATCTAGTGAATTTAAATTAA
- a CDS encoding pentapeptide repeat-containing protein, whose protein sequence is MFKTNDYWEEEFTEYKDKYLDAIYFDNCTFIKCDFSKTVFDNCKFTECTFINCDLSLAKLKSCTFNDVNFENSKLLGISWSSCVEPFDVKFDTCNISQNSFHLLDLRKMKFIDSLISDTGFEECNLESAVFHNCSLDQSVFISNNMKKANFETSRNYLIDPKSNDLQKAQFSLPEALSFLSLLPIKLK, encoded by the coding sequence ATGTTTAAAACAAATGATTATTGGGAAGAAGAATTTACAGAATATAAAGATAAATATCTAGATGCAATTTACTTTGACAATTGTACATTTATCAAGTGCGATTTTTCAAAAACTGTTTTTGATAATTGTAAGTTTACTGAATGTACTTTTATAAATTGTGATTTATCTCTTGCTAAATTAAAAAGCTGTACTTTTAATGATGTGAATTTTGAAAATTCAAAACTTTTAGGAATTTCTTGGAGTTCATGTGTTGAACCTTTTGATGTAAAATTTGATACTTGTAATATTTCTCAAAACTCTTTTCATCTTTTAGATTTACGAAAAATGAAATTTATTGATTCTTTAATAAGTGATACAGGTTTTGAAGAGTGTAATCTAGAAAGTGCAGTTTTCCATAATTGTAGTTTGGATCAAAGTGTCTTTATAAGTAATAATATGAAAAAAGCAAATTTTGAAACATCTAGAAATTATTTGATTGATCCTAAAAGTAATGATTTACAAAAAGCACAGTTTTCTTTACCTGAAGCTTTGAGCTTTTTATCATTACTTCCTATAAAGTTAAAATAA
- a CDS encoding cold-shock protein — protein MALVNGTVKWFNSEKGFGFIEQEDGGKDVFVHFRNINNSGYGRVSLEDGQKVTFEVTEGEKGLQAENVTPQ, from the coding sequence ATGGCATTAGTTAACGGAACAGTAAAATGGTTCAATAGTGAAAAAGGTTTTGGATTTATTGAGCAAGAAGATGGTGGAAAAGATGTATTCGTACACTTCAGAAACATTAATAATTCAGGATACGGAAGAGTATCTTTAGAAGACGGTCAAAAAGTTACTTTCGAAGTAACTGAAGGTGAAAAAGGTCTTCAAGCAGAAAACGTTACTCCTCAATAG
- a CDS encoding CatB-related O-acetyltransferase, with protein sequence MKLFNFKNQFSSQLLNETVNHPNIEIGVFSYYSGYHHQHDFVECARYLHDKRNDVDKLIIGSYCSIGSGAVFMMAGNQGHNKEWLSTYPFFFQANIFKDAKNGFEKAGNTVIENDVWIGSEAMIMPGVKIGNGAIIAARAVVVKDVAPYTVVGGNPATLIKSRFEKEEIEQLLKMKWWNWSEDKIKACMSLICSSEISKLFDYWTLNKNTLN encoded by the coding sequence ATGAAATTATTCAATTTTAAAAATCAATTTTCTTCACAACTATTAAATGAAACTGTTAATCATCCTAATATTGAAATAGGAGTATTCTCTTATTACTCAGGATATCATCACCAACACGATTTTGTAGAGTGTGCTAGATATTTACACGATAAAAGAAACGATGTTGATAAACTAATTATTGGCTCATATTGCTCAATTGGTTCTGGTGCTGTTTTCATGATGGCAGGAAATCAAGGACATAATAAAGAATGGCTTAGCACTTATCCTTTTTTCTTTCAAGCAAATATTTTTAAAGATGCAAAAAACGGTTTTGAAAAAGCAGGTAATACAGTAATAGAAAATGACGTTTGGATAGGCAGTGAAGCAATGATCATGCCAGGAGTTAAAATTGGAAATGGAGCAATTATAGCTGCAAGAGCAGTTGTAGTAAAAGATGTAGCACCATATACAGTTGTAGGAGGAAATCCAGCAACACTTATTAAATCGCGATTTGAAAAAGAAGAAATAGAACAATTACTTAAAATGAAATGGTGGAATTGGAGCGAAGATAAAATAAAAGCGTGTATGTCTCTTATTTGTAGTAGCGAAATTTCAAAACTATTTGATTATTGGACTTTAAATAAAAATACTCTAAATTAA
- a CDS encoding DMT family transporter: MPINLKLMDKGMLFMLFSAFFGALNSAVAKVLSQSMDPIEIVFYRNLLGVLIILYTLKKLPVSINISKLHLLFLRGLFGTIAMLFFFYTIATIPLGEAIILNKTSPFFVTILAFYLMKESINFNTFIALIIGFVGLVLIIKPFGIVLSIEHIYGVLGGFFAAAAYATIKKIKDIYDARVIMLSFMLIGVIIPFLLFLFTPYVKFSIHTDLIVWLLIVLMAVLSTASQWLLTRAYGLSPASIIGVVSYTSIPFAVGFGVMLGDLFPDILTFIGISLIVLGGILVSKK, from the coding sequence ATGCCAATAAACTTAAAACTTATGGATAAGGGAATGCTATTTATGCTTTTTAGTGCTTTTTTTGGAGCACTTAACAGTGCAGTTGCAAAAGTATTATCACAAAGTATGGATCCTATTGAGATTGTATTTTATAGAAATCTTTTAGGTGTTTTAATCATTCTTTATACTTTGAAAAAACTTCCTGTTTCTATAAATATTTCAAAACTTCATTTACTTTTTTTACGAGGATTATTTGGAACAATTGCTATGTTGTTTTTCTTTTATACAATTGCAACAATTCCACTTGGTGAAGCTATTATATTAAATAAAACATCTCCATTTTTTGTAACAATTTTAGCCTTTTATTTAATGAAAGAATCTATAAATTTTAATACATTCATTGCCTTAATAATTGGTTTTGTTGGACTTGTTTTAATTATAAAACCTTTTGGAATTGTTTTATCAATTGAACATATTTATGGAGTATTAGGTGGTTTCTTTGCAGCTGCTGCTTATGCAACAATAAAAAAAATAAAAGATATTTATGATGCAAGAGTTATCATGCTTTCTTTTATGTTAATTGGTGTGATAATTCCTTTTTTACTTTTTTTGTTTACGCCTTATGTAAAGTTTTCTATTCATACAGATTTGATTGTTTGGCTTTTAATAGTTTTAATGGCTGTTTTATCAACAGCTTCTCAATGGCTTTTAACAAGAGCTTATGGCTTAAGTCCTGCTAGTATTATTGGAGTTGTAAGTTATACAAGTATTCCTTTTGCAGTAGGTTTTGGAGTAATGTTAGGTGATTTATTTCCTGATATTTTAACGTTTATTGGTATTTCTTTAATTGTATTAGGGGGGATTTTAGTTAGTAAGAAGTAA
- a CDS encoding rubredoxin: MNDYLCTVRGYIYQPKLGDPDVGIKPGTAFEELPEDWECPDCGSPKEDFEELLEE, from the coding sequence ATGAATGATTATCTTTGTACAGTAAGAGGTTATATATATCAACCAAAACTTGGTGATCCTGATGTTGGAATTAAACCAGGAACTGCTTTTGAAGAATTACCTGAAGATTGGGAGTGTCCTGATTGTGGCTCCCCAAAAGAAGATTTTGAAGAATTACTTGAAGAATAA
- a CDS encoding pseudouridine synthase yields MSNSFENSKKLLAVNKPKGYLVTRSDDLVGRKTVYDFLPQWIFDEQWMPIGRLDLDSKGLLLFTKDGQINNMLTKPGNCDKVYEIWVRGHVTDEHISQALKGVDSKYGLLKALMVEKIGMGGAKTKLRIQINEGKNRHIRRLFGALKDPKFGTPLKVLNLTRISIGSFPLDIKSGQWRFLSLDEEKTLLKKEV; encoded by the coding sequence ATGTCTAACTCTTTTGAGAATTCAAAAAAACTCTTAGCAGTAAATAAGCCTAAAGGATATTTAGTTACAAGATCTGATGACTTAGTAGGTCGTAAGACTGTTTATGATTTTTTACCACAATGGATTTTTGATGAGCAATGGATGCCAATAGGGCGTTTAGATTTAGACTCAAAAGGACTTTTATTATTTACTAAAGATGGGCAAATAAATAATATGTTAACAAAGCCTGGAAATTGTGATAAAGTATATGAAATCTGGGTAAGAGGTCATGTGACAGATGAACATATCTCTCAAGCTTTAAAAGGTGTTGATAGTAAATATGGCTTACTAAAAGCTTTAATGGTTGAAAAAATTGGAATGGGTGGAGCTAAAACAAAACTAAGAATTCAAATAAATGAAGGTAAAAATCGACATATACGTCGTTTATTTGGAGCATTAAAAGACCCAAAATTTGGAACACCTCTAAAGGTTTTAAATCTTACACGAATTAGTATAGGAAGTTTTCCTCTTGATATAAAAAGTGGCCAATGGCGATTTTTATCTCTTGATGAAGAAAAAACGCTACTTAAAAAGGAGGTATAA
- a CDS encoding DoxX family membrane protein, whose product MNDTKQKTLELAYLILRLTMGVNMLTHGIARMLNLEGFNTWMIGQFSKTILPEFMVSISSYLIPFVELIIGILLILGLFTSRTLLVGALLIVALVFGSGLQENWNIMSSQMIYAIFFFILSYFIELNRYSIDAIREKVELL is encoded by the coding sequence ATGAATGATACAAAGCAAAAAACTTTAGAATTAGCTTATTTAATATTACGACTTACTATGGGTGTAAATATGCTTACACATGGAATTGCTAGAATGTTAAATCTTGAAGGTTTTAATACATGGATGATTGGGCAATTTAGTAAAACTATTTTACCTGAGTTTATGGTGAGCATATCATCTTATTTAATTCCTTTTGTTGAATTAATTATAGGTATTTTATTAATATTAGGATTATTTACATCTAGGACTTTACTAGTTGGTGCTTTATTAATTGTAGCATTAGTATTTGGTTCAGGTTTACAAGAAAATTGGAATATTATGTCTTCTCAAATGATATATGCAATATTCTTTTTTATACTTTCATATTTTATTGAATTAAATCGATATTCAATAGATGCAATTAGAGAAAAAGTAGAACTTTTATAA
- a CDS encoding cytochrome c biogenesis CcdA family protein, with protein sequence MNSFIYFSFLQGVFAFFAPCAVALLPAYIVSFISRNNVSEQSKLHLLLRGLKLAFFSILGILVIYAIASGLIIVAAELIKSYMKYVAISLGAILIIVGILMLLGKDFSVNIHMNQKKHENEVKEAFFFGIAYAIGALGCLFPLFLVVATQAFSEPNSALGVSYIVAYFVGISLLMLITIMSSIFAKDFISRKINSILPHMQKISAVFLLVAGVYIIYYQSSLF encoded by the coding sequence ATGAATAGTTTTATTTACTTTTCATTTCTTCAAGGGGTATTTGCATTCTTTGCCCCTTGTGCAGTAGCACTTCTTCCAGCTTATATCGTATCTTTTATCTCTAGAAATAATGTATCAGAACAAAGTAAATTACATCTTTTGTTAAGAGGTTTAAAATTAGCATTTTTCTCAATTTTAGGTATTTTAGTGATATATGCAATTGCAAGTGGTCTAATTATTGTAGCAGCAGAGTTGATTAAAAGTTATATGAAATATGTTGCAATTTCTTTAGGAGCAATTCTTATTATTGTTGGAATTTTAATGCTTTTAGGAAAAGATTTTAGTGTAAATATTCATATGAATCAAAAGAAGCATGAAAATGAAGTTAAAGAAGCATTTTTCTTTGGAATTGCTTATGCAATTGGAGCTTTAGGGTGTTTATTTCCTTTATTCTTGGTTGTAGCAACACAAGCGTTTAGTGAACCAAATTCTGCTTTAGGTGTTAGTTATATTGTAGCTTATTTTGTAGGTATTAGTTTATTAATGCTAATTACAATTATGAGTTCAATTTTTGCAAAAGATTTTATAAGTAGAAAAATTAATTCTATTTTACCTCATATGCAAAAAATAAGTGCTGTTTTCCTTCTTGTAGCTGGAGTATACATCATTTATTATCAATCATCATTATTTTAA
- a CDS encoding TlpA family protein disulfide reductase, whose amino-acid sequence MKKILLGLTLFIGTMFAAPAMAPQFEATTITGEKVSLDGFLKTKKPTLVYFTASWCPTCAKNWPSINSVYKTYKDRVNFVSISIDPTDTDEVLTKLANKHGLVYPSVAGNPKIMVDFGVTGQATTIMVNSKGEVTFKDRGHLTLEQYTKLIDDTLSNE is encoded by the coding sequence ATGAAAAAGATTTTATTAGGTTTAACACTATTTATTGGAACTATGTTTGCAGCTCCAGCAATGGCTCCACAATTTGAAGCAACAACAATCACAGGTGAAAAAGTAAGTTTAGATGGTTTTTTAAAGACTAAAAAACCAACATTAGTATATTTTACAGCATCATGGTGCCCAACTTGTGCTAAAAACTGGCCGTCAATTAACAGTGTTTATAAAACATATAAAGATAGAGTAAATTTTGTATCAATTAGTATTGACCCAACAGACACAGATGAAGTACTTACAAAATTAGCAAATAAACATGGTTTAGTTTATCCATCAGTTGCTGGTAATCCAAAAATTATGGTTGATTTTGGTGTAACTGGACAAGCTACTACAATTATGGTTAATTCAAAAGGTGAAGTTACTTTTAAAGATAGAGGTCATCTAACATTAGAGCAATATACTAAGCTTATAGATGATACATTGAGCAATGAATAG
- a CDS encoding DUF4282 domain-containing protein, which translates to MDFLTFKTFISTEILIIFYYLGAIFLPFITWILLKWAIKRYKLINTSYENIKESLWKTLSKKQQLKFLSFFIILFIFMEIFWRMLFEFLIAYMQIRDALLQI; encoded by the coding sequence ATGGATTTTCTTACATTTAAAACTTTTATTAGCACTGAAATTTTAATAATATTTTATTATTTAGGTGCAATTTTCTTACCCTTTATTACATGGATCTTACTTAAATGGGCTATTAAACGATATAAATTAATAAATACTTCCTATGAGAATATTAAAGAATCATTGTGGAAGACACTAAGCAAAAAACAACAATTAAAATTTCTTTCTTTTTTTATTATTCTATTTATTTTTATGGAAATATTTTGGAGAATGTTATTTGAGTTTTTGATTGCTTATATGCAAATACGAGATGCTCTACTTCAAATTTAA
- the guaA gene encoding glutamine-hydrolyzing GMP synthase codes for MKHVPIIVLDFGSQYTQIIARKLRESGVYSEIVPYSESIEDIMARTPKGIILSGGPASVYAEDSYHPDTTIFELGLPILGICYGMQLISQHFGGSVIPADHHEYGKAKLNFEKETPIFKDTTDGQIVWMSHGDRVENIPAGFEKIATSENSPYAAIADTHRNIYAFQFHPEVYHSDEGAKLLKNFAKHICDCESTWNMGSFAKEQIAKIKEQVGDKKVLCGVSGGVDSSVVATLLAEAIGDQLVPVFVDNGLLRANERPQVEAMFKARGVPLITVDASEEFLSKLAGVTDPERKRKIIGETFIEVFDKEAKKHDGIEFLAQGTLYTDVIESVSVKGPSKTIKSHHNVGGLPDWMTFELIEPLREIFKDEVRLLGLELGLPSDMIGRHPFPGPGLAIRIMGDVNSPDLEILRKADTIMLDVLHATGYYDKTWQAFTVLLNVKSVGVMGDNRTYDNTVCVRIVNATDGMTATFAYIPHDILETISRRIINEVDGINRVVYDISSKPPATIEWE; via the coding sequence ATGAAACATGTACCAATTATAGTATTAGATTTCGGTAGTCAATATACACAAATCATTGCTAGAAAACTTAGAGAATCAGGTGTTTATTCTGAAATAGTACCTTATTCTGAAAGTATTGAAGATATTATGGCTAGAACACCTAAAGGAATTATCCTTTCAGGTGGTCCAGCTTCTGTGTATGCTGAAGATTCATATCATCCAGATACTACAATTTTTGAATTAGGACTTCCAATTTTAGGAATTTGTTATGGAATGCAATTAATTTCACAACATTTTGGTGGTTCTGTTATTCCAGCTGATCATCATGAATATGGTAAAGCTAAGTTAAACTTTGAAAAAGAAACTCCAATTTTTAAAGATACAACTGATGGTCAAATTGTTTGGATGTCTCATGGTGATAGAGTTGAAAATATTCCAGCTGGATTTGAAAAAATTGCAACAAGTGAAAATTCTCCTTATGCTGCTATTGCAGATACTCATAGAAATATCTATGCTTTCCAATTTCATCCAGAAGTTTATCATTCAGATGAAGGGGCAAAACTTCTTAAAAACTTTGCAAAACATATTTGTGATTGCGAATCAACTTGGAATATGGGTTCTTTTGCAAAAGAACAAATTGCTAAAATAAAAGAACAAGTTGGAGACAAAAAAGTATTATGTGGTGTTTCAGGTGGTGTTGATTCATCAGTTGTTGCAACACTTTTAGCTGAAGCTATAGGTGATCAGTTAGTACCTGTATTTGTTGATAATGGACTTTTAAGAGCAAATGAAAGACCACAAGTTGAAGCTATGTTTAAAGCACGAGGAGTGCCTTTAATTACTGTTGATGCAAGTGAAGAATTCTTATCTAAATTGGCAGGTGTTACAGACCCTGAAAGAAAAAGAAAAATCATTGGTGAAACATTTATCGAAGTATTTGATAAGGAAGCTAAAAAACACGATGGCATTGAGTTTTTAGCACAAGGTACACTTTACACAGATGTTATTGAATCAGTATCTGTAAAAGGACCTTCAAAAACTATTAAATCACACCATAATGTTGGTGGTCTTCCTGATTGGATGACATTTGAATTAATTGAGCCATTAAGAGAAATATTCAAAGATGAAGTAAGACTTTTAGGACTTGAGCTTGGCCTTCCAAGTGATATGATTGGACGTCATCCTTTCCCTGGTCCTGGACTTGCTATTAGAATTATGGGTGATGTTAATTCTCCTGATTTAGAAATTTTAAGAAAAGCTGATACTATCATGTTAGACGTTCTTCATGCAACTGGGTACTATGATAAAACATGGCAAGCATTTACAGTTTTATTAAACGTAAAATCTGTTGGAGTTATGGGTGATAATAGAACTTATGATAACACTGTTTGTGTAAGAATCGTTAATGCAACAGATGGAATGACAGCAACATTTGCATATATTCCTCATGATATTTTAGAAACAATTTCAAGAAGAATTATTAATGAAGTTGATGGTATCAATAGAGTTGTTTATGATATTTCATCTAAACCACCAGCAACAATTGAGTGGGAATAA
- the nhaD gene encoding sodium:proton antiporter NhaD produces MIKLLMALLVSSVSLFASSASTGTIPDITMTWVGFACLFIFVIGYYFVAAEEKYEIDKAKPALFIGTFMFMLVAIYYSLNHMDMGLVHTQAQHLILEIAEIFFFLFVAMTYIESLIHMSVFDALKYKLISKGMTYRKLFWVTGFLAFFISPIADNLTTALILSTVLITIEKKRLDFLVPGAINIVVSANAGGAWSPFGDITTLMAWTAGKGAFTDFLFLFPASILGYLATAIILSRFVPNEVPEFDVTTEVKPVMAEGAKVVMFLGVFTIFCAVMSHQVLHLPAMWGMMFGLSLLKIYSYGLKRKYGVDHFNIFHSMAKIENNTLMFFFGILAAVGALYFIGWLALAAVVYDPSVLGPTWSNIGVGFLSAIVDNVPVMSAVLKASPEMGLDQWMLVTLTAGVGGSMISFGSAAGVGVMGKLHGIYTFGAHMKYAWTIVIGYFVSIAVWYLQYQVLGIGH; encoded by the coding sequence ATGATAAAATTATTAATGGCATTACTGGTATCATCAGTTTCGTTATTTGCAAGTTCTGCAAGTACTGGAACAATACCAGATATTACTATGACATGGGTTGGGTTCGCATGTTTATTTATTTTTGTAATAGGGTATTACTTTGTTGCAGCAGAAGAAAAATATGAGATAGATAAAGCAAAACCAGCTTTATTTATAGGTACTTTTATGTTTATGTTAGTAGCTATTTACTACTCACTAAATCACATGGATATGGGCCTTGTTCACACACAAGCACAACATTTAATTTTAGAGATTGCTGAAATATTCTTCTTCTTATTTGTTGCTATGACATATATTGAATCATTAATTCACATGAGTGTTTTTGATGCATTAAAATATAAACTAATCTCAAAAGGTATGACATATAGAAAACTATTCTGGGTTACTGGTTTCTTAGCATTCTTTATCTCTCCAATTGCAGATAACTTAACAACAGCTCTTATTTTATCAACAGTATTAATTACTATTGAAAAGAAAAGATTAGATTTCTTAGTACCAGGTGCTATTAATATTGTTGTTTCAGCTAATGCTGGTGGTGCATGGTCTCCATTTGGTGATATTACTACACTTATGGCATGGACAGCAGGAAAAGGTGCATTTACTGATTTCTTATTCTTATTCCCAGCTTCAATTCTTGGTTACTTAGCAACAGCTATTATTCTTTCTAGATTCGTTCCTAATGAAGTACCAGAATTTGATGTGACTACAGAAGTTAAACCTGTAATGGCTGAAGGTGCAAAAGTTGTAATGTTCTTAGGTGTATTTACAATTTTCTGTGCAGTTATGTCTCATCAAGTATTACATCTTCCAGCAATGTGGGGTATGATGTTTGGTTTATCATTACTAAAAATTTATTCATATGGCTTAAAAAGAAAATATGGTGTGGATCACTTTAATATTTTCCATTCAATGGCAAAAATTGAAAATAATACATTAATGTTCTTCTTTGGTATTCTTGCAGCTGTAGGTGCATTATACTTTATTGGTTGGTTAGCATTAGCAGCAGTTGTTTACGACCCTTCAGTATTAGGACCAACTTGGTCAAATATAGGTGTTGGTTTCCTTTCAGCGATTGTAGATAACGTTCCTGTTATGTCTGCAGTTTTAAAAGCTAGTCCAGAAATGGGACTTGATCAATGGATGCTTGTAACTCTTACAGCTGGTGTTGGTGGATCTATGATTTCATTTGGATCTGCAGCCGGTGTTGGTGTTATGGGTAAATTACATGGTATTTATACATTTGGTGCACATATGAAATATGCTTGGACTATTGTAATTGGATACTTTGTATCTATTGCAGTTTGGTATTTACAATATCAAGTTTTAGGAATTGGACACTAG